From a region of the Chlamydiota bacterium genome:
- a CDS encoding heme A synthase — protein sequence MNTTQKSSGVHRFATFVAICTFFLLCAGALVTSTGSGLAVPDWPLSYGQFFPPMIGGILFEHGHRMIAGFVGFLALLLMASLLWKENRRWVRWMGIAAFLVVIAQALLGGITVLFMLPDPISISHAGLAEIFFSLVVSLVLFTSPRWMASSENLSSKDSSQTQEKGISLKFLSLMMTLMIYVQILLGAYFRHSGLGIWAHVFGAFGVIFFVGWMGIRVLRKGAEEKFLVKWTLLLLILMSTQLILGPVSLIAKMAAKDFIQPQIFKVTVTVIHLALGALMLVTSLAITLWNFRLKPLKKAHLLRCLLRSRTFLRGFVL from the coding sequence ATGAATACAACTCAAAAATCTAGTGGAGTCCATCGTTTCGCAACCTTCGTTGCCATTTGCACTTTCTTTTTACTTTGTGCAGGGGCCTTGGTCACGAGCACGGGATCTGGATTGGCTGTTCCGGATTGGCCCCTTTCTTACGGGCAATTTTTTCCCCCCATGATTGGCGGCATTCTTTTTGAACATGGGCATCGGATGATTGCAGGTTTTGTAGGTTTTCTTGCACTGCTTCTCATGGCGAGCCTCCTTTGGAAAGAAAACCGTCGATGGGTTCGTTGGATGGGTATCGCCGCTTTTCTCGTTGTCATCGCTCAAGCCCTTTTAGGTGGAATCACCGTTCTTTTTATGCTTCCTGATCCCATCTCAATCAGTCATGCCGGCCTTGCTGAAATTTTCTTTTCTTTGGTGGTCAGTCTCGTCCTATTTACTTCTCCTCGATGGATGGCCTCTTCTGAAAATTTATCCTCCAAAGATTCAAGTCAAACTCAAGAGAAGGGTATCTCATTAAAATTTTTATCACTCATGATGACACTCATGATTTATGTTCAGATCCTTTTAGGGGCTTATTTTCGACATTCAGGCCTTGGAATCTGGGCTCATGTTTTTGGAGCATTCGGGGTAATCTTTTTCGTGGGTTGGATGGGAATTCGTGTTTTGAGAAAGGGTGCTGAAGAAAAATTTTTGGTGAAATGGACCTTGTTATTGTTGATACTCATGAGTACCCAACTTATTTTAGGCCCTGTTTCTTTAATTGCAAAAATGGCGGCAAAAGATTTTATCCAACCTCAAATCTTCAAAGTGACTGTCACCGTCATTCATCTGGCATTAGGGGCATTGATGCTTGTAACCAGCCTTGCAATTACGCTTTGGAACTTCAGGTTAAAACCTCTGAAAAAGGCCCATCTGCTGCGTTGCCTGCTTCGCTCTAGGACCTTTTTGAGAGGTTTTGTGTTATAG
- a CDS encoding cbb3-type cytochrome c oxidase subunit I — protein sequence MKKFLRKYIFATDHKIIGLQFLFTALIFMFFGGLLAMAIRWQLAWPGEKLPILGIMMPETYDVIFTMHGTFMIFFVVIAILVGAFGNFLIPLMVGTHDMAFPKINMASYWLFFISCVIMVGSFFAPGGAAATGWTAYAPVSVIASKGQTWWLVSLIFLGTSSILGSFNYLTTIINLRAPGMGFFRMPMSVWGLFITAILSLLATPVLTSALAMLLLDRLLGTTFFLGGVGQPVLWQHVFWFYSHPAVYIMILPAMGMASDILSVFSRKPLFGYHAMVYALSAIAGLGFIVWAHHMFATGINPTLGTTFMVSTMLIAVPTGVKIFNWLGTLFGGRIRLTTPMLMAIAFVSMFVIGGLSGIFLAATAVDIFLHDTYFVVAHIHYVLFGGSMFGIFAGLYFWYPKMFGRMMNEKLGKIHFWFTFVFYNFTFFPMHLLGIHGMPRRIYDYRQYGFLQGLEPLQIFISISAFALFLGQIPFVYNFFVSLFRGKKAGNNPWQANTLEWTISSPAPHLNYEVIPKVYHGPYEYSVPGKKEDWTPQNQP from the coding sequence ATGAAAAAATTTTTAAGAAAATATATTTTTGCGACCGACCATAAAATCATTGGCCTTCAATTCCTTTTTACCGCCTTGATTTTTATGTTTTTTGGAGGTCTGCTCGCCATGGCCATTCGCTGGCAATTGGCCTGGCCAGGGGAAAAATTACCCATTTTAGGGATCATGATGCCGGAAACCTACGATGTCATTTTCACCATGCATGGAACCTTCATGATTTTCTTTGTGGTCATTGCCATTCTCGTCGGAGCCTTTGGAAATTTCCTGATTCCACTCATGGTTGGAACCCATGATATGGCCTTTCCCAAAATCAATATGGCTTCCTATTGGCTTTTCTTTATTTCCTGTGTCATTATGGTCGGAAGTTTCTTTGCACCTGGGGGAGCTGCGGCAACCGGTTGGACCGCCTATGCGCCGGTGAGCGTCATTGCCTCCAAAGGACAAACCTGGTGGCTGGTCAGCCTCATTTTTCTTGGAACGTCTTCCATTCTAGGATCCTTTAATTATTTAACCACGATCATTAATCTGAGGGCCCCAGGTATGGGATTTTTCAGAATGCCCATGTCCGTTTGGGGTCTCTTTATCACCGCCATTCTTTCTCTTCTGGCTACACCCGTATTGACCTCGGCTCTTGCCATGCTCCTTTTGGATCGTCTTTTGGGGACAACCTTTTTTCTGGGGGGAGTGGGACAACCCGTATTATGGCAGCATGTCTTCTGGTTTTATTCACACCCCGCCGTTTACATTATGATTTTACCGGCGATGGGAATGGCCTCGGATATTCTTTCGGTTTTCTCCCGCAAACCTCTCTTTGGATATCATGCGATGGTCTATGCCCTTTCGGCCATCGCAGGACTGGGATTTATCGTATGGGCCCATCATATGTTTGCAACAGGCATCAATCCAACCTTGGGAACCACCTTCATGGTCTCAACCATGCTGATTGCCGTTCCCACAGGGGTTAAAATCTTCAACTGGTTGGGAACACTTTTTGGAGGGAGAATTCGTTTGACCACACCCATGCTGATGGCCATTGCCTTTGTTTCCATGTTTGTCATTGGGGGTTTAAGTGGAATTTTTCTTGCCGCAACCGCCGTCGATATTTTTTTACATGACACTTACTTTGTCGTTGCTCATATTCACTATGTCTTATTTGGTGGAAGCATGTTCGGCATTTTTGCAGGCCTTTATTTTTGGTATCCCAAAATGTTTGGCCGCATGATGAATGAAAAATTAGGGAAAATTCACTTTTGGTTTACGTTTGTTTTTTATAATTTCACTTTTTTCCCCATGCATCTTCTGGGGATTCACGGCATGCCTCGGCGAATCTATGATTATAGACAATATGGGTTTCTTCAGGGGCTTGAACCGCTTCAAATTTTCATTTCGATCAGTGCCTTTGCCCTTTTCCTAGGCCAAATCCCCTTTGTCTATAATTTCTTTGTCAGTTTATTTCGAGGGAAGAAAGCAGGCAATAACCCCTGGCAGGCAAACACACTTGAATGGACGATTTCGTCGCCGGCACCCCATCTGAATTACGAGGTTATTCCCAAGGTTTACCATGGGCCCTATGAATACAGTGTCCCCGGGAAGAAGGAGGATTGGACACCTCAGAATCAACCATGA
- the coxB gene encoding cytochrome c oxidase subunit II, with the protein MHGLSWWLPEGISTYSGKVDAIFYVILVITGVMFFLVEGAVLFFAFRYRDRADGSRAKYFHGNVKLEIIWTLIPTILLAVLMVKSEQGWTEIKTNMPQNPDLEIEVTAQQFAWNIHYPQSEVTTLNQLHVPVGKKVLVKLTSKDVIHSFFIPTFRLKQDAVPGTNIPLWFEATKTGNYDLVCAEFCGLAHYRMKGYITIETPEEFEKWLDQSKKETEKKGGEDEW; encoded by the coding sequence ATGCATGGACTGAGTTGGTGGCTTCCTGAAGGTATTTCAACCTATAGTGGCAAGGTTGACGCGATTTTTTATGTCATTCTTGTTATTACAGGGGTTATGTTCTTTCTCGTCGAAGGGGCTGTTCTCTTCTTTGCTTTTCGTTATCGTGATCGCGCAGACGGATCCAGGGCAAAATACTTTCATGGAAATGTTAAGCTCGAAATCATTTGGACTTTAATTCCCACGATTTTACTTGCTGTCTTGATGGTCAAAAGCGAGCAAGGTTGGACTGAGATTAAAACCAACATGCCTCAAAACCCCGATTTAGAAATCGAAGTGACGGCTCAGCAGTTTGCTTGGAATATTCATTATCCCCAAAGTGAAGTGACCACCTTAAATCAACTTCATGTTCCCGTAGGGAAAAAAGTTTTGGTTAAATTGACTTCAAAGGATGTCATTCATAGTTTTTTCATTCCGACCTTTCGCTTAAAACAAGATGCAGTGCCAGGAACAAATATTCCATTATGGTTTGAAGCGACAAAGACAGGAAATTATGATTTGGTCTGTGCCGAATTTTGTGGGCTTGCACATTATCGCATGAAGGGGTATATCACCATCGAGACCCCGGAAGAGTTTGAGAAGTGGCTCGATCAATCGAAAAAAGAAACTGAGAAGAAGGGGGGAGAGGATGAGTGGTAA
- a CDS encoding ZIP family metal transporter — protein MILIGLCAFLATFLGGLFALKFKDKLHLFIGFSAGAVIGVAFFDLLPEAIELGNKVHTPLFITSLTGLGFVIYMLLDRTSLLHSHPDEACKNPIHHERRGQLGAGSLSLHSLIDGIAIGLAFQVSQAVGITVAIAVLVHDFSDGINTVSIILKNGGEKPLAFRWLLVDALAPLIGIFSTLFFTLTATVLGALLAIFGGFFLYIGASDLLPESHHSHPTRWTTFMTLLGILVLYIVIRFSN, from the coding sequence ATGATTCTCATTGGCTTGTGTGCTTTTCTAGCGACTTTCCTTGGAGGGTTATTTGCCCTTAAATTTAAGGACAAGCTCCATCTCTTTATTGGGTTTAGCGCAGGGGCTGTGATTGGGGTTGCCTTTTTCGACTTACTCCCCGAAGCCATTGAACTGGGGAACAAGGTTCATACCCCTTTATTCATCACCTCCCTTACAGGACTTGGATTTGTGATCTATATGTTACTGGATCGGACCTCGCTTCTTCACTCACATCCCGATGAGGCGTGTAAAAACCCTATTCATCATGAGAGAAGGGGACAACTGGGGGCCGGAAGTTTATCCCTTCATAGTTTGATCGATGGGATTGCGATTGGACTTGCCTTTCAAGTATCGCAAGCAGTCGGAATCACAGTCGCCATTGCAGTTCTTGTTCATGATTTTTCCGATGGAATCAACACCGTCAGCATCATTCTAAAAAACGGTGGAGAAAAACCCTTGGCCTTTCGATGGCTTTTAGTGGATGCCCTGGCCCCTTTGATCGGAATTTTTTCCACTCTCTTTTTTACACTCACCGCTACTGTCCTGGGCGCTCTACTGGCTATTTTTGGAGGTTTTTTCCTTTATATTGGAGCCAGTGACCTCTTGCCTGAAAGCCATCATTCCCATCCCACCCGATGGACGACCTTTATGACCCTTTTAGGAATTCTTGTCCTGTACATTGTCATCCGATTTTCCAATTAG
- a CDS encoding type II toxin-antitoxin system VapC family toxin, producing MIFIDTSAFLPRFTSRDQYHALSSKYWSLLENSDESHFTSNFVLDEMFTLLARRTGYCFAAERAKNLYSSKRLIILRPDEEDELNAIVLFEKYADQKVSFTDCISFVLMKRRNIQKVFTFDKHFKRAGFEIVPSIEL from the coding sequence GTGATTTTTATTGACACCAGTGCTTTTCTCCCTCGTTTCACAAGTCGCGATCAGTATCACGCATTATCCTCAAAATACTGGTCTTTGCTCGAAAACTCCGATGAAAGCCATTTCACCAGCAATTTTGTTCTTGACGAAATGTTTACCCTACTGGCTCGTCGAACAGGATATTGCTTTGCTGCTGAAAGAGCGAAAAATCTATATTCCTCAAAAAGATTGATCATCCTTCGCCCAGACGAGGAAGACGAGTTAAACGCGATCGTACTCTTTGAAAAATACGCCGATCAGAAAGTCAGCTTTACGGATTGCATTTCATTTGTCCTCATGAAAAGGAGAAACATTCAAAAGGTATTTACGTTTGATAAACATTTTAAAAGAGCTGGATTCGAAATAGTCCCATCCATTGAATTGTAA
- a CDS encoding adenylate/guanylate cyclase domain-containing protein yields MKRLVLLISIAAFVGALHTALYLSPWGHSLEMKFLDLWFHLRGLVPSPGNVVVVAMDEDSYGTLGLSPTQAWPRIKHAELLKRLSEAGAKRVVFDVLFLGESLDPEVDQKLAMAFHLIPTVLGADYGVIEEGSYHKEGLVLPLKDFRKHTQTALVGLPEEEGYIRRFWVKRSELTSNFSTLAEVAVGDKISHLPDENDLINYYGPPRTLPTYSYYQALEQEHPLPPETFRDKIVFVGLSLRTELGPAQKDAYLTPFSKEGRMFGVEIHATAAENLIRQDWISQSPFNLEALFLAVWTFMLSLLLFRFKPQRGIWILLGAETLWVLAAYMSFLKEVFLPGAVLNVMILPFNFLVSTLYYYVITRRKKRQLQRAFEFYLSPEMAREVAHHPQALRLGGEKVVATALFTDIEGFTEKAEGMTPENVATLLNAYFTEVMDAIFEKKGTLIKFIGDAVFALWGAPIKTDQHAQWACETALAIQEEIKKFNASGRFPPLKTRIGIHTGPMVVGNLGSKRRFDFTAIGDCVNLASRVEGLNKYFGTQILITDAVLTQSKSIAHLELGSVQVVGKKECVPLYTLLHEPLPKSIETSWMSALQKFKNQDWDEASKLFEKLYLKNTLLKKSCELYLEQIKFHRVHPPAQEWKGEIVFTAK; encoded by the coding sequence ATGAAACGTCTTGTTCTTCTTATTTCAATTGCGGCATTTGTTGGCGCTTTACACACGGCCCTTTATTTATCCCCCTGGGGTCACTCGCTTGAAATGAAATTTTTGGATCTTTGGTTTCATCTCCGAGGGCTCGTCCCATCCCCGGGAAATGTCGTGGTTGTTGCCATGGATGAAGATAGTTATGGCACTCTGGGTCTTTCTCCAACTCAGGCCTGGCCAAGGATCAAACATGCTGAACTCTTAAAGAGATTGAGTGAGGCCGGAGCGAAACGTGTTGTTTTTGATGTTTTATTTTTAGGGGAAAGTCTCGATCCCGAAGTCGATCAGAAATTGGCCATGGCCTTTCACCTCATACCCACGGTTCTGGGAGCGGATTATGGTGTGATCGAAGAGGGGTCTTATCATAAGGAAGGGCTCGTTCTTCCTTTGAAAGATTTTCGGAAACATACTCAAACAGCTCTGGTCGGACTCCCCGAAGAAGAGGGATATATTCGAAGATTTTGGGTGAAACGATCGGAACTCACATCAAATTTTTCTACACTGGCCGAAGTAGCCGTGGGGGATAAAATTTCTCACCTACCCGATGAGAATGATCTCATTAATTATTATGGCCCTCCTCGGACCCTTCCCACCTATTCCTATTATCAAGCCCTCGAACAAGAACATCCTCTCCCTCCAGAAACCTTCCGCGACAAAATTGTTTTTGTGGGACTCTCTTTACGGACAGAATTGGGCCCGGCCCAAAAAGATGCCTACTTAACCCCTTTTTCAAAAGAAGGGCGTATGTTCGGTGTCGAAATCCATGCAACCGCAGCGGAAAATCTCATTCGTCAAGATTGGATTTCTCAAAGCCCCTTCAATCTGGAGGCCCTCTTTTTAGCGGTCTGGACCTTTATGTTAAGTCTTCTTCTCTTTCGATTCAAACCCCAGAGAGGAATCTGGATTCTTCTAGGGGCTGAAACCCTTTGGGTTTTGGCAGCCTACATGAGCTTTTTGAAAGAGGTTTTTCTGCCAGGGGCCGTTCTAAACGTGATGATTCTTCCCTTTAATTTTCTGGTCAGCACCCTTTACTATTATGTCATCACCCGCCGTAAAAAAAGGCAGCTCCAACGAGCCTTTGAATTCTACCTCTCCCCAGAAATGGCTCGTGAGGTCGCCCATCATCCGCAAGCTTTGAGGCTTGGGGGAGAAAAGGTGGTTGCAACAGCTCTCTTCACAGACATTGAAGGCTTCACAGAAAAGGCAGAAGGGATGACTCCAGAAAATGTGGCCACCCTGCTCAACGCCTATTTTACTGAGGTGATGGACGCCATTTTTGAGAAAAAAGGAACTTTAATTAAATTCATTGGGGATGCGGTGTTTGCCCTTTGGGGAGCTCCGATTAAGACCGATCAACATGCTCAATGGGCTTGTGAGACGGCCCTTGCCATTCAAGAAGAGATCAAAAAATTTAACGCTTCAGGCCGATTCCCTCCCCTTAAAACCCGCATCGGCATTCATACAGGACCGATGGTCGTTGGGAATCTGGGCTCCAAGCGAAGGTTTGACTTTACCGCCATTGGAGACTGCGTCAATCTGGCCTCCCGCGTCGAAGGCCTTAATAAATATTTTGGGACTCAAATTTTGATCACCGATGCCGTCCTTACTCAATCAAAATCGATCGCCCATCTCGAGTTAGGATCGGTTCAAGTCGTTGGGAAAAAAGAATGTGTCCCTCTTTATACTTTGCTTCATGAACCTCTTCCTAAAAGCATCGAAACTTCATGGATGAGCGCCCTTCAAAAATTTAAAAATCAAGATTGGGATGAGGCCTCTAAATTATTCGAAAAACTTTATCTCAAAAATACTCTTCTGAAGAAATCCTGTGAACTTTATCTTGAACAAATTAAATTTCATCGTGTTCACCCGCCCGCTCAAGAATGGAAAGGGGAAATTGTTTTTACTGCTAAATGA
- a CDS encoding putative DNA binding domain-containing protein: MPLDISSVLKEGKGQKIEFKEGLSFLAPEFVAFANASGGRLYVGITDRGEVHPTALTNRLKSQITDIARNCDPPIEIKISQADDKVITVEIPEGKDKPYKCKEGCFLRIGPNTQKLKRDEIVQLIQHAGKIHFDELINERFIFQKDFDKDEWEKYRKLAGYPSNIESKDALVNIGVASHREKKILLTNAALLFFAKNPQQFFPEASVTCLKYRGQTRYDIIDRYECKGNILKQLEETLTFFGRYNARQIKITGAPRHEEWEDYPSVAIREAVINALIHRDYLYDISHIYLHIYDGHLELDNPGGFIRGLSLEDLGSKAARRNRMLADLMQRAGYIENAGTGILRIQEALKRNNNPPAQISATNFFSLRLIARPKNLTEDDLTDRQRKLYAFLTQRGKVSTTDCTQIMGVGSDTILSELKALLLKNLIQKTGKGKNTRYFI, translated from the coding sequence ATGCCGCTCGACATTTCCTCTGTCCTAAAAGAAGGCAAAGGCCAAAAGATTGAATTCAAGGAAGGACTTTCTTTCTTGGCCCCTGAGTTCGTTGCGTTTGCGAATGCAAGCGGAGGGAGGCTTTATGTTGGAATCACGGATCGGGGAGAGGTTCACCCCACGGCCCTCACCAACAGACTCAAAAGTCAAATCACTGATATCGCCAGAAACTGTGATCCTCCCATCGAGATCAAGATCTCTCAAGCAGACGACAAGGTCATCACGGTCGAGATCCCCGAAGGTAAAGACAAACCCTACAAATGCAAAGAGGGATGTTTCCTCAGGATTGGACCCAATACTCAAAAATTAAAACGGGATGAAATTGTTCAGCTCATACAACATGCAGGAAAGATACACTTTGATGAGCTCATCAATGAGCGCTTTATTTTCCAGAAAGATTTTGACAAGGACGAGTGGGAAAAATACAGAAAACTGGCTGGCTACCCTTCCAACATCGAAAGTAAAGACGCCCTTGTCAATATCGGGGTTGCATCGCATCGAGAAAAGAAAATTTTATTGACGAACGCCGCCCTTTTATTCTTTGCAAAAAATCCCCAACAATTCTTTCCAGAGGCCAGCGTCACATGCCTCAAGTACCGAGGACAAACCCGTTACGATATTATCGATCGTTACGAATGCAAGGGAAACATTTTAAAACAATTGGAAGAAACCCTCACCTTTTTCGGACGCTACAATGCACGGCAGATCAAGATCACTGGCGCTCCTAGGCATGAAGAGTGGGAAGACTATCCATCCGTTGCCATTCGAGAAGCCGTGATCAATGCCCTGATCCATCGGGATTATCTCTATGACATCTCTCACATCTACCTTCATATTTATGACGGGCATTTGGAATTGGATAATCCCGGCGGATTCATTCGAGGACTGAGTTTGGAAGATCTTGGCTCGAAGGCTGCCCGTCGAAACCGCATGCTGGCGGATCTCATGCAACGGGCAGGCTACATTGAAAATGCCGGGACAGGGATACTCAGAATACAGGAGGCCTTAAAACGCAACAACAATCCGCCCGCCCAAATTTCAGCAACAAACTTCTTTTCACTGCGACTGATCGCCAGACCTAAAAACCTGACAGAGGATGATCTCACGGATCGCCAAAGAAAACTCTATGCCTTCCTGACCCAAAGAGGAAAGGTCTCTACGACAGATTGCACCCAAATCATGGGAGTCGGGTCTGATACCATCCTGAGTGAATTGAAGGCATTGCTCTTGAAAAATCTTATTCAGAAAACAGGAAAGGGTAAAAACACGAGATATTTTATATGA
- a CDS encoding chlorite dismutase family protein: protein MEKSIVIILIECYIARIMNVQGAQKPRVEIPELREEGAPKEGNPQTLDRRLFMQFLCFTDCREVNTLVEPLRASGLEGVLYLDVNDPQGVGLLVLSEDPDVFTKKMRPLLLLNPFVQLSPRPELTMLGRTYSSGHEQNLEDWLLAKPRRNLSNPALSWAVWYPLKRKPEFELLSKEEQRGILMEHAKLGMSYGAADLAHDVRLACHGLDQNNNEFVIGIISSKLHSISRLVQDMRKTQQTAKYIESMGPFFVGQVLFSSVRLEV from the coding sequence TTGGAAAAATCCATTGTCATTATTTTAATCGAATGTTACATTGCTCGGATCATGAATGTTCAAGGGGCTCAAAAGCCTCGAGTGGAAATTCCAGAACTTAGAGAAGAAGGGGCTCCCAAAGAAGGTAACCCTCAAACGCTCGATCGCCGACTCTTTATGCAGTTTTTATGTTTCACGGATTGTCGAGAGGTCAACACACTTGTTGAACCCCTTCGAGCTTCTGGTTTAGAAGGCGTTCTTTATTTAGATGTGAATGATCCTCAAGGAGTTGGGCTTTTGGTCTTGAGTGAAGATCCGGATGTCTTTACAAAAAAGATGAGACCTCTTCTTCTTTTAAATCCTTTCGTTCAGCTTAGCCCCCGGCCAGAATTGACGATGTTGGGCCGGACTTACTCAAGCGGCCATGAACAAAATTTAGAAGATTGGCTTTTAGCTAAGCCGCGTCGTAATCTTTCAAATCCCGCCCTGTCCTGGGCCGTTTGGTATCCTTTGAAGCGCAAACCTGAATTTGAACTTCTTTCCAAGGAGGAGCAGCGGGGAATTTTGATGGAACATGCGAAGCTGGGCATGAGTTATGGGGCCGCTGATTTGGCGCATGATGTTCGTCTTGCCTGTCATGGACTCGATCAGAATAACAATGAATTTGTGATTGGCATTATCTCGTCCAAACTTCACTCCATTTCTCGGCTTGTTCAAGACATGCGTAAAACTCAGCAGACGGCCAAATACATTGAGTCCATGGGACCCTTCTTCGTTGGGCAAGTTTTATTCTCATCGGTAAGACTTGAAGTTTGA
- a CDS encoding cob(I)yrinic acid a,c-diamide adenosyltransferase — protein MKIYTQTGDQGKTGLIGGARVWKDDLRIEAYGTVDELNGAMGMACGLLENSKISKKIKVFVDTSLKKIQSELFDLGCQLANPKSQGNLPQISEESVKNLELLIDQMERDLPPLKQFILPGGPLLSGCLHLARGICRRAERRTIQLSKKESVDLVAIRYLNRLSDLLFVFARWLQHKMGFEDIPWKNSRLGKKN, from the coding sequence ATGAAAATATACACTCAAACGGGAGATCAGGGTAAAACGGGCTTGATCGGAGGAGCCCGCGTTTGGAAAGATGATTTGAGAATTGAAGCTTATGGAACCGTCGATGAACTCAATGGGGCCATGGGAATGGCCTGTGGCCTACTTGAAAATTCGAAAATTTCGAAAAAAATAAAAGTTTTTGTTGACACATCTCTTAAAAAAATCCAAAGCGAACTTTTTGATCTGGGCTGTCAACTCGCCAATCCAAAATCCCAAGGGAATCTCCCTCAGATTTCGGAAGAATCTGTTAAAAATTTAGAACTTCTCATCGATCAAATGGAAAGAGATCTTCCTCCCCTAAAACAGTTTATTCTTCCGGGTGGCCCTCTCCTTTCAGGATGCCTTCACCTGGCCCGAGGCATTTGCCGCAGGGCAGAGCGAAGGACGATTCAACTTTCAAAAAAGGAATCCGTCGATCTTGTCGCGATTCGCTATCTTAACCGTTTAAGCGATCTTTTGTTTGTCTTTGCCAGATGGCTCCAGCATAAAATGGGATTCGAGGACATCCCCTGGAAGAATTCTCGACTGGGTAAAAAAAATTAA
- a CDS encoding DUF971 domain-containing protein: MSIQPKEIQHFPSGELGILWEDGHESIYRGETLRRICPCAMCSHDLKRGMGIHPGRFTIIGVRKIGGYAIALTWADGHDTGIYSFDALRKACECEKCSK; encoded by the coding sequence ATGTCCATTCAGCCGAAAGAGATTCAACATTTTCCTTCTGGAGAACTTGGGATCCTGTGGGAGGATGGGCACGAGAGCATTTATCGGGGGGAAACGCTCAGACGTATTTGCCCTTGTGCGATGTGCTCGCACGATCTTAAACGGGGAATGGGAATCCATCCCGGTCGTTTTACCATTATAGGTGTGAGAAAAATAGGAGGCTACGCGATTGCGCTCACGTGGGCCGACGGACATGATACAGGGATTTATTCTTTTGATGCTTTAAGAAAAGCGTGTGAGTGTGAGAAATGTAGTAAGTAG